In the genome of Dehalococcoidia bacterium, the window CCCCGTCTACTTCAACGTGGGCATAGATGAGCGACCCCAGTGCTCGGCCTGCTTCATCCTCTCGGTGGAAGACAACATGGAGAGCATCCTGGAGTGGTACAAGACGGAGGGCAAGATCTTCAAGGGCGGCTCGGGCGCGGGCATCAACCTCTCCGCCCTGCGCAGCTCCAAGGAGAGGCTCTCCTCTGGGGGTATGGCCTCCGGCCCCGTCTCCTTCATGCGGGGGGCCGACGCCATCGCTGGCACCATCAAGTCGGGGGGAAAGACGCGGCGGGCGGCCAAGATGGTCATCCTCAACGTGGACCATCCGGACATCGAGGAGTTCATCTGGTGCAAGGCCAAGGAGGAGCGCAAGGCGAGGGCCCTGGCCCAGATGGGGTGGGACCCATCCCTGGACTCGGACCTGTGGATCAGCATCCAGTACCAGAACGCCAACAACTCGGTGCGGGTGAGCGATGAGTTCATGCAGGCGGTGGTGGAGGACAGGGAGTGGCATACCCGCTACGTGACCACGGGCGAGGTGTGCGCCACCTACCGCGCCCGTGACCTCTTGCGCCAGATGGCCCAGGCCGCCTGGGAGTGTGGCGACCCGGGCATCCAGTACGACACCACCATCAACCGCTGGCATACCTGCCCCAACTCGGGGCGCATCAACGCCAGCAACCCCTGCTCCGAGTACATGCACCTGGACGACTCAGCCTGCAATCTGGCCTCCCTCAACCTCCTCAAGTTCCTGCAAAGCAACGACACCTTCGATGTGGAGGGCTTCAAACACGCTGTGGCCATCATGATCACCGCCCAGGAGATCATCGTTGGGGGCGCTGCCTATCCTACGGAGAAGATCGCCTTTAACGCCCACCGCTTTCGGCAGCTAGGGTTAGGTTATGCCAACCTGGGGGCGCTGCTCATGTCCCTGGGCCTCCCCTATGACTCGGAGGAGGGGAGGGCCTACGCTGCGGCGGTGACGGCCCTTATGACGGGCCACGCCTACGCCACATCCGCCCGCATCGCCGCCCGCATGGGGCCCTTCGATGGGTTCCCTGAGAACCGGGAGCCCATGCTGCGGGTCATCACCATGCACCGGGAGCATGCCTACCGCATCTACGAGCTGGGGCGCTATGGGCGGCTGGCCCCTGCCCCAGAGCCAGGGGAGCCGGCCTGGGCCCACCGGGTGCCGGGGCTGCGGGAGCTGGTGGCGGCAGCCCAGGCAGCCTGGGACGAGGCCCTGTCCCTGGGGGAGCGGTATGGCTACCGCAACTCCCAGGTGACCGTCCTCGCCCCCACGGGCACCATCAGCTTCATGATGGACTGCGATACCACTGGCATCGAGCCCGAGCTGGCCCTGGTCAAGTACAAGCTGCTGGTGGGGGGCGGGGTGATGCGCATGCTCAACCGCACCATCCCCAGGGCCTTGCGCCGCCTAGGCTACTCCCAGGAGCAGATAGACGAGATGGTGGCCTACATCGAGGCCCAGGGCACCGCCGAGGGGGCGCCCCACCTGCGGGATGAGCACCTGCCCGTGTTCGATTGTGCTTTCAAGCCCGCCGGGGGCACGCGGGCCATTCACTGGATGGGGCACCTGCGCATGATGGGGGCTGTGCAGCCCTTCCTCTCTGGCGCCATCTCCAAGACGGTGAACATGCCCCACGATGCCACGGTGGAGGACGTGGAGGAGGCCTTCATCGCTGGGTGGAGGCTGGGGCTCAAGGCCCTGGCCATCTATCGCGACGGCAGCAAGACCATCCAGGTCCTCACCACCCAGCTGGAGGAGAAGGAGGACAGGAGGCCGGTACGACGCCGGCTGCCCGATACCCGCCGCTCCCTCACCCACAAGTTCTCCGTAGGGGGGCATGAGGGATACATCACGGTGGGCCTGTACGAGGACGGCTCGCCAGGGGAGATATTCATCACCATGGCCAAGGAGGGGTCCACCCTTTCGGGCATGGCCGACGCCTTCGCCACGGCCATCTCCCTGGCCCTCCAGTATGGGGTGCCCCTGCGGGACCTGGCCTACAAGTTTAGCCACATGCGCTTTGAGCCGGCGGGGCCCACGGGCAACCCCGAGATCCCTGTAGCCCAGAGCATCGTAGACTACATCTTCCGCTGGCTGGCCTCCCAGTTCCTGAGCGAGGAGGAGAAGCAAGAGCTGGGCATCCTCACGCCGGAGGCCAGGGAGGTCCTGGCCCGACAGGGGCCCCGGCAGCTGCCCCTGCTGGAGGTGCGCCGCCCTGGCCTCATCCACGACGATGCCCCTCCCTGTCCCAGCTGCGGCTGGATCATGGCCCGTCGCGGCGCTTGCTACTGCTGCGACAACTGCGGCACCACCACGGGATGTGGCTAGCGGGGCGTGGCTGGGCTGGTGGGCGATGGAGGATTCGAACCTCCGACCTTCTCGGTGTAAGCGAGACGCTCTACCGCTGAGCTAATCGCCCACCTCTCCGCCTAACGATGCTATGACCTTGGCCCTATCTGGGTCAAGAGCTAAAGTGGCGTTAAAATGGCCTGAGAAAGATACGAGGAGGCAACGCCATGAAGATCTTCGTCTCTACCGCCATCACCTATGGCCGCCGGGAGTACGTGGAGGCTGTGCGCCGCATCGTTCAGACCCTTAAGGAGATGGGGGTGGAGGTCCTCAACGAGCGAGTGGCCGACCCCACCTTCCCCCAGCCAGCGGTGGACAGGGCCCAGGCCCTGCGGGAGGCTTACCAATGGTTAAAGGAGGCCGATGCCCTGGTGGCCGAGGCCACCGTCTCCTCCACCGGGGTGGGCTGCGAGTTGACCACCGTGCAGATGCGGGGCAGGCCTGTCCTTCTTCTCTACGACGCCCACTTCGGATTCCGTATCTCCGACTGGGTCCTCCACCACCCAGCGCCCAATGTCATGGCCAAACCCTATCGCGACTTGGCGGAGCTGGAGGACGAGGTGAAGGCCTTCGTGCGGCGCCTCGAGGGCCCTAAATAGTTTTCGTTGACAAGCAGCTAAGGTGGCCCTACACTCACTCACAGGGGGTAGCCAAGGCCC includes:
- a CDS encoding vitamin B12-dependent ribonucleotide reductase gives rise to the protein MALADIRSEVHLPLTRRFTRPGVDPFDEVEWERRTAIIEGPDGAPVFQQEGVEFPKFWSQQATNVVASKYFRGPLGTPQREHSLRQLISRVVDTIASWGLRDGYFATQEEMETFRDELKFLLLHQYAAFNSPVYFNVGIDERPQCSACFILSVEDNMESILEWYKTEGKIFKGGSGAGINLSALRSSKERLSSGGMASGPVSFMRGADAIAGTIKSGGKTRRAAKMVILNVDHPDIEEFIWCKAKEERKARALAQMGWDPSLDSDLWISIQYQNANNSVRVSDEFMQAVVEDREWHTRYVTTGEVCATYRARDLLRQMAQAAWECGDPGIQYDTTINRWHTCPNSGRINASNPCSEYMHLDDSACNLASLNLLKFLQSNDTFDVEGFKHAVAIMITAQEIIVGGAAYPTEKIAFNAHRFRQLGLGYANLGALLMSLGLPYDSEEGRAYAAAVTALMTGHAYATSARIAARMGPFDGFPENREPMLRVITMHREHAYRIYELGRYGRLAPAPEPGEPAWAHRVPGLRELVAAAQAAWDEALSLGERYGYRNSQVTVLAPTGTISFMMDCDTTGIEPELALVKYKLLVGGGVMRMLNRTIPRALRRLGYSQEQIDEMVAYIEAQGTAEGAPHLRDEHLPVFDCAFKPAGGTRAIHWMGHLRMMGAVQPFLSGAISKTVNMPHDATVEDVEEAFIAGWRLGLKALAIYRDGSKTIQVLTTQLEEKEDRRPVRRRLPDTRRSLTHKFSVGGHEGYITVGLYEDGSPGEIFITMAKEGSTLSGMADAFATAISLALQYGVPLRDLAYKFSHMRFEPAGPTGNPEIPVAQSIVDYIFRWLASQFLSEEEKQELGILTPEAREVLARQGPRQLPLLEVRRPGLIHDDAPPCPSCGWIMARRGACYCCDNCGTTTGCG